A genome region from Cucumis sativus cultivar 9930 chromosome 4, Cucumber_9930_V3, whole genome shotgun sequence includes the following:
- the LOC105435382 gene encoding uncharacterized protein LOC105435382: MESIYTDIRSYLSNVGFERWSRAYSRRRRYNMMTTNPSESVNSVLKEDRNLVVASLLDGIREFLQKWFHDRREASLSMKTILTSWAESILRKQHEESRSFWVHPINNIEYNVMVGDKQLIVKLNLGSCSCRVWDFHEIPCSHALVVLWMLNLNSYSYVSDYYHSQTLLSTYLGHVLPIGVHSNWRLVNDDIGALPPIFKRSVGRPKNLRVPSIGEVNSSSTRCSSCHGKGHNSRTCKLRQINQ, encoded by the exons ATGGAGTCTATTTATACAGACATACGAAGTTATCTTAGTAATGTTGGATTTGAGAGGTGGTCTCGAGCATATTCACGAAGAAGAAGGTACAATATGATGACAACAAATCCTTCAGAAAGTGTTAACTCGGTTTTGAAAGAGGATAGAAATTTGGTTGTTGCAAGTTTACTTGATGGAATTAGAGAGTTCTTGCAAAAGTGGTTTCATGATCGAAGAGAAGCTAGTTTGTCaatgaaaacaattttaacCTCTTGGGCTGAAAGTATATTACGTAAGCAACATGAAGAATCAAGAAGTTTCTGG gttCATCCTATCAACAATATTGAATACAATGTAATGGTCGGTGATAAACAATTGATAGTGAAGTTGAACTTGGGATCTTGTAGCTGTCGAGTATGGGATTTTCATGAGATTCCTTGTTCTCATGCTCTTGTTGTTCTTTGGATGCTTAACCTAAATAGTTATTCTTATGTGTCTGATTATTATCATTCACAGACATTGTTGTCAACATATCTAGGACATGTGCTACCAATTGGAGTTCATTCAAATTGGAGGCTTGTAAACGACGACATTGGAGCTTTACCTCCTATTTTTAAACGTTCAGTTGGAAGACCTAAAAATTTAAGAGTTCCATCAATTGGTGAAGTTAATAGTAGCTCAACAAGATGTAGTAGTTGTCATGGCAAGGGTCATAATTCTAGAACTTGTAAACTTCGTCAAATTAATCAATGA